CAGTGAGTAATGCCGGAAGGAGCGCCATTATACCCCGTTGAGAGGATATTCTTATCTTTAACAATGACGGCTCCAACCTGGCGGCGGAGACAGGTAGACCTCTTTGAAACCAAAGAGGCTATCTCCATAAAATATGAATTCCAATCGGGCCTTTTGTTTAATTGCAGGCTTTCAATCTGTCCTGGTATATGGGGAATTTCTTGCAAAGTTCCTTAACCTCGCCTTTAATCTTTGATTGAAGCTGTTTATTTTCAGGGTCGCTAAGTATCTGATCGATGAATGATGCTATTATCTTCATTTCAGGATTTTTAAGGCCTCTGGTGGTTATGGCAGGCGTGCCTATTCTTATACCACTGGTAATGAAAGGGCTCTGTGTATCAAAAGGAATTCCATTTTTATTTACTGTTATCCCGGCAAGATCGAGCGCTTCTTCAGCGACTTTACCGGTGAGGTTCTTGGGAGTGAGATCAACAAGCATAAGATGATTGTCAGTTCCGCCGGATACGATGCGGTAACCTTTCTCTTTTAGCGATGCGGCAAGAGTGACTGCATTTTCGAGCACTTGTTTTTGATAGGCTTTGAATTCATCGCTCATGGCTTCCTTAAATGCTACAGCCTTGGCGGCGATGACATGCATGAGGGGTCCACCCTGAATTCCGGGGAAGATACGGCTATTAATATCTTTTGCGAAACGCTCCTGACACATGATCATTCCCCCTCTCGGGCCTCTCAGTGTCTTATGGGTAGTCGTTGTAACAAATTCAGCAAAAGGAACGGGACTAGGATGAAGGCCGGTGGCAACAAGACCGGCAATGTGGGCGATATCGACCATAACACATGCGCCGGCCTTGTCTGCAATTTCTCTGAATTTTTTGAAGTCGAGAATTCTCGGATAGGCGCTGGCGCCGACAACGATCAATTTTGGTTTATGTTCGATGGCGAGTCTTTCTACTTCGTCGTAATCTATATATTCTGTTTCTTTATCAACACCGTAGGGAACGACATTATAAAGTCTGCCTGAAAAATTAACAGGGCTTCCGTGTGTAAGATGTCCGCCGTGGGCAAGGTTCATTCCCAGGATGGTATCACCGGGTTTGAGCACGGCAAAATATACACCCATATTGGCCTGGGAACCGGAATGTGGCTGTACGTTTACATGTTCTGCGCCAAAGATCGTCTTAGCTCTTTCAATAGCAAGCTTTTCAGCAATATCGACATATTCGCAACCGCCATAATATCGCTTATCGGGATAACCTTCGGCATATTTATTGGTTAACAGGCTTCCCTGAGCTTCCATAACTCTTTCACTGACCAAATTTTCAGAGGCAATCAGTTCGAGCTGGAATTCCTGTCTTTCAGTTTCTTTGCAAATAGAGTCAAAAAGTTCAGGATCAAAATCTTTCAGTAAAGACATAGTAAAAAAACCTTTCTCGAGTAATATATTCGGCAG
The window above is part of the Deltaproteobacteria bacterium genome. Proteins encoded here:
- a CDS encoding serine hydroxymethyltransferase; this translates as MSLLKDFDPELFDSICKETERQEFQLELIASENLVSERVMEAQGSLLTNKYAEGYPDKRYYGGCEYVDIAEKLAIERAKTIFGAEHVNVQPHSGSQANMGVYFAVLKPGDTILGMNLAHGGHLTHGSPVNFSGRLYNVVPYGVDKETEYIDYDEVERLAIEHKPKLIVVGASAYPRILDFKKFREIADKAGACVMVDIAHIAGLVATGLHPSPVPFAEFVTTTTHKTLRGPRGGMIMCQERFAKDINSRIFPGIQGGPLMHVIAAKAVAFKEAMSDEFKAYQKQVLENAVTLAASLKEKGYRIVSGGTDNHLMLVDLTPKNLTGKVAEEALDLAGITVNKNGIPFDTQSPFITSGIRIGTPAITTRGLKNPEMKIIASFIDQILSDPENKQLQSKIKGEVKELCKKFPIYQDRLKACN